From the Octadecabacter antarcticus 307 genome, one window contains:
- a CDS encoding reverse transcriptase/maturase family protein: protein MAQGAPAAPNPHRLKPVLLSRRTQKHPQRCPEDGAVLKALTARLAHILPSSPACTHLRGHGGLKATVWRVREALPQHRYVCRTDVKSYYASINHDKLLDQLTPYVSDRNVMNLLVQYMRRTEEYGGTFRDITRGIPAGCSLSPLMGAFHLHAMDVAMTTRHAKCFYIRYMDDILVLAPSRWRLRRAIATMNQQLEALGLTQHPDKTTIGPLARGFDFLGYQFDPAGLSLSVVTRSRHQEKLTRLYERYHRQLRAYRSGWIGRSTILHPYDGAQAYLNPRPSITSHDDITRLLEAYQRRFTAWASGGLKSCVIGYEAD, encoded by the coding sequence GTGGCGCAGGGCGCTCCGGCCGCACCAAATCCCCATCGCCTCAAGCCAGTGCTGCTCTCACGTCGCACTCAAAAGCATCCGCAGCGCTGTCCGGAAGACGGAGCCGTCCTCAAAGCCCTCACCGCCCGCCTAGCGCACATCCTGCCCAGCTCGCCCGCCTGTACGCACCTTCGGGGCCACGGCGGCCTCAAAGCCACGGTATGGCGCGTCCGAGAGGCGTTACCGCAGCACCGCTATGTCTGCCGTACGGATGTTAAGTCTTACTACGCCAGCATCAATCACGACAAACTTCTGGATCAACTGACGCCCTACGTGTCGGACCGCAATGTCATGAACCTGCTGGTGCAATACATGCGCCGCACAGAAGAATACGGCGGCACCTTTCGCGACATCACGCGCGGCATCCCAGCGGGCTGCTCGCTCAGCCCGTTGATGGGTGCGTTTCATCTGCACGCGATGGATGTGGCGATGACCACGCGCCACGCCAAGTGTTTCTACATCCGCTACATGGATGATATCCTCGTTTTGGCCCCGTCGCGCTGGCGGTTGCGCCGCGCGATTGCAACTATGAACCAGCAGCTTGAGGCCTTGGGCCTGACGCAGCATCCCGACAAAACAACCATTGGGCCGCTGGCCCGTGGATTTGATTTCCTGGGCTACCAGTTTGATCCCGCAGGTTTGTCCCTGTCGGTGGTCACACGGTCGCGTCACCAGGAGAAGCTGACCCGGCTTTATGAGCGTTATCACAGACAGTTGCGGGCCTACCGCAGTGGCTGGATAGGGCGGTCAACCATACTGCACCCCTATGATGGAGCGCAGGCTTATTTAAACCCACGGCCATCGATCACTTCGCATGACGACATCACGCGCTTGCTTGAGGCCTACCAAAGGCGGTTCACCGCCTGGGCCTCAGGAGGGCTGAAATCATGCGTAATTGGATACGAAGCGGATTAG
- a CDS encoding FliM/FliN family flagellar motor switch protein — protein sequence METVNPVLAQKLGLTRAIPPADDAAPATPMRQMRRALGRAADKAVGLSASVLGIAEEDLDSEGLIESGPEGWVVLGLRDGSSAGLTGLFLMDQPLRSALVEMQTMGCLLPAADEQRRVTRVDAVMSVPFASQLLAELAEVGFGAADFEPTAYDIGPIDDLRTAGLVMLQGNYRCWRITIQMGGGDAQGEMLIALRPKVPVSSLPVKDTSVWSMALRSAVQDAPAELDAVLTRMTLPIHKIEAFEVGHVLNLAGTTVGLVTLTGPGGEIISTARLGQVAGKRAVRVQYTRVELQDDPPKMAQAAAPSTDFGPDVGLSAGEPKIAAPDLVVG from the coding sequence ATGGAGACGGTTAATCCTGTCCTTGCCCAGAAGCTGGGGCTGACGCGGGCTATCCCGCCAGCGGACGACGCGGCACCGGCCACTCCGATGCGCCAAATGCGGCGTGCGTTGGGGCGCGCGGCAGATAAGGCGGTGGGATTGTCGGCGTCGGTTCTGGGCATCGCCGAAGAAGACCTCGATTCGGAGGGCCTGATTGAAAGTGGGCCAGAAGGCTGGGTTGTGTTGGGGTTGCGCGATGGATCATCAGCAGGATTGACGGGGCTTTTTTTAATGGACCAACCGTTGCGTTCTGCCTTGGTTGAAATGCAAACGATGGGGTGTTTGCTTCCCGCCGCCGATGAACAACGCCGCGTTACGCGCGTTGATGCCGTTATGTCGGTGCCGTTCGCCAGCCAATTGCTGGCAGAACTGGCGGAGGTCGGATTTGGTGCGGCTGATTTTGAACCGACCGCTTATGACATTGGGCCGATTGATGATTTGCGCACCGCAGGATTGGTCATGTTGCAGGGCAATTACCGCTGCTGGCGCATTACCATCCAGATGGGCGGCGGCGATGCGCAAGGTGAAATGTTGATCGCTCTGCGCCCCAAGGTGCCGGTTTCCAGCCTGCCTGTCAAAGACACATCTGTCTGGTCGATGGCGCTGCGCAGTGCTGTGCAAGACGCGCCAGCGGAATTGGACGCGGTCCTGACCCGCATGACGCTGCCAATCCATAAGATTGAAGCCTTTGAAGTGGGGCATGTGCTGAATTTGGCTGGAACGACGGTCGGGTTGGTGACGCTGACCGGACCGGGTGGGGAAATTATCAGCACTGCGCGGCTGGGTCAGGTGGCGGGCAAGCGGGCCGTACGCGTGCAGTATACGCGGGTTGAACTGCAGGATGATCCACCAAAAATGGCGCAAGCTGCTGCGCCATCGACAGATTTTGGGCCCGATGTCGGGCTGAGCGCTGGAGAGCCAAAAATTGCAGCACCTGACTTGGTTGTGGGGTAG
- a CDS encoding PhzF family phenazine biosynthesis protein, which translates to MAKSRRFMQCDVFSTTPMGGNGLAVVLDGAELGEDAMQRFARWTNLAETTFIFPPSDPAADYDIRIFTVSRELPFAGHPTLGTAACWLEAGNTPKQAGVIRQNCGVGLVEIDLTGDTPAFVAPPTSITSMAAKSLAAITAGLNLDPTRIMRHAVLDNGPIWHAIEMQGADDLLTLDAGAITPVTGLAVGLIAPHSKGDADFEVRMFSMWAGLTEDPITGSLNAALAHWMQTQGRVQRRHIIAQGTCIRRHGRVHVIPSADDPDRGPIRIGGHTNILIKGHVTL; encoded by the coding sequence TTGGCGAAATCGCGCCGTTTCATGCAATGCGATGTGTTCAGCACAACGCCCATGGGCGGCAACGGGCTGGCGGTGGTGCTGGACGGCGCGGAGCTGGGCGAGGATGCCATGCAACGCTTCGCACGTTGGACCAACTTGGCTGAAACCACGTTCATCTTTCCGCCCAGCGATCCGGCGGCGGACTACGACATTCGCATTTTCACCGTGTCACGGGAATTGCCTTTTGCGGGGCACCCGACATTGGGCACCGCCGCGTGCTGGCTTGAAGCGGGCAACACGCCCAAACAGGCGGGCGTTATCCGTCAGAATTGCGGCGTTGGACTGGTTGAGATTGACCTGACGGGCGACACGCCTGCATTCGTCGCACCGCCCACGTCCATTACCAGCATGGCGGCCAAATCGCTTGCTGCAATTACTGCGGGTCTAAACCTTGATCCGACGCGCATCATGCGCCACGCGGTGCTGGACAACGGTCCGATCTGGCATGCGATTGAAATGCAAGGCGCGGACGATCTGCTTACGCTGGACGCGGGCGCAATTACCCCTGTCACCGGCCTCGCGGTGGGGCTGATCGCACCGCACAGCAAGGGCGATGCCGATTTTGAAGTTCGGATGTTTTCGATGTGGGCGGGACTGACCGAAGACCCGATAACCGGATCATTGAATGCGGCTTTGGCCCATTGGATGCAGACGCAGGGGCGCGTTCAGCGCCGACATATCATTGCGCAGGGAACCTGTATCAGGCGTCATGGTCGGGTGCATGTCATCCCGTCAGCGGATGACCCAGACCGCGGGCCAATCCGCATTGGCGGGCATACGAATATCTTGATCAAGGGCCACGTGACCCTCTGA
- a CDS encoding transcriptional coactivator p15/PC4 family protein gives MTDIPKNSREIIRVTRADFKGHDMINVRVFFDVGEGEMKPGKQGVAFRAALLPEVLNALASHVAQEEVS, from the coding sequence ATGACTGACATCCCCAAAAACAGCCGCGAGATTATCCGCGTAACACGTGCCGACTTCAAAGGTCACGATATGATCAACGTCCGCGTTTTCTTCGACGTTGGCGAGGGCGAGATGAAACCCGGCAAGCAGGGGGTCGCGTTCCGCGCGGCCCTACTTCCTGAGGTGTTGAACGCATTAGCGTCACACGTTGCGCAAGAGGAGGTCAGCTAA
- a CDS encoding enoyl-CoA hydratase/isomerase family protein, whose amino-acid sequence MARLVRFRILDGVGIATLDAAPVNALSAPLRAGLWEAFSRIDANPDVKAAVLIASGRMFSAGADIRELDGSAKQPSLAQLCDRIEACTKPVVAAVHGSALGGGAELLLAAHYRLAAPDAKIGLPEVALGLVPGGGGTQRLPQLIGAARALQMMISTAMIDASVAHRSQLVDAIVQGDLASGAIAFALNLIEQGKGPRQTRDNRSHLMEGLAYSAAIAKGRAALAGNPLHAPERVLDCVEAAGLLPFDAGLAFEADAFARCLAHPQSIALLHVFMAERKIDSALIKREGTAFRPVDPMGKSVVRRLRKAMRTAAEHQVLGGASVDDVDGAMVAYGFRAGPFGRKGDAVQNDTIARRLVAALLVERAACVAENAVQRASDIDALAVHGLGFPRRAGGPMRAMQSAGLIGVRKDLRVWGEDSTIWAAPDLVDQAIKDARGFDALG is encoded by the coding sequence ATGGCGAGGCTGGTGCGATTTCGGATTTTGGACGGGGTTGGTATTGCCACGCTTGACGCGGCCCCTGTGAACGCATTGTCAGCCCCCTTGCGTGCGGGTCTGTGGGAGGCGTTCAGTCGTATTGACGCCAATCCAGACGTCAAAGCTGCGGTGTTGATCGCATCTGGGCGGATGTTTTCGGCTGGCGCGGATATTCGCGAATTAGACGGATCGGCAAAACAGCCATCATTGGCGCAATTGTGCGACCGAATTGAAGCCTGCACCAAACCCGTTGTTGCGGCCGTTCATGGTTCGGCGCTGGGCGGGGGGGCTGAACTGCTGTTGGCGGCGCATTACCGTTTGGCAGCGCCGGACGCGAAGATCGGCCTGCCAGAGGTGGCGTTGGGGTTGGTGCCGGGCGGCGGAGGCACGCAACGATTGCCACAACTGATCGGGGCCGCACGCGCTTTGCAAATGATGATTTCGACCGCAATGATTGACGCTTCTGTCGCCCATCGTTCGCAACTTGTGGACGCTATTGTGCAGGGTGATCTTGCATCCGGCGCGATTGCCTTCGCGCTGAACCTGATCGAACAAGGCAAGGGGCCGCGTCAGACCCGTGATAACCGCAGCCATCTTATGGAGGGGTTGGCGTACAGCGCGGCGATTGCCAAAGGGCGCGCGGCCTTGGCGGGTAACCCGTTGCATGCCCCCGAACGCGTTTTGGACTGTGTTGAGGCCGCTGGGCTGTTGCCGTTTGATGCAGGATTAGCTTTTGAGGCAGATGCGTTCGCGCGCTGCCTTGCCCACCCGCAATCGATCGCGCTGCTCCATGTTTTCATGGCGGAACGCAAGATTGATAGTGCTTTGATTAAACGCGAAGGCACTGCGTTTCGACCTGTCGACCCGATGGGTAAATCGGTCGTTCGACGCCTGCGCAAAGCAATGCGCACGGCCGCGGAACATCAGGTCTTAGGTGGCGCAAGCGTGGATGATGTCGATGGCGCGATGGTTGCCTACGGGTTTCGTGCCGGGCCGTTTGGCAGGAAAGGTGATGCGGTCCAAAACGACACAATTGCACGCCGCTTGGTCGCGGCATTGCTGGTTGAAAGGGCTGCCTGTGTTGCAGAAAACGCTGTGCAACGCGCATCAGATATTGATGCGCTGGCGGTCCACGGTTTGGGCTTTCCACGGCGCGCAGGTGGTCCAATGCGCGCGATGCAAAGCGCGGGTTTGATCGGGGTGCGTAAAGACCTTCGGGTGTGGGGCGAGGACAGCACGATCTGGGCCGCGCCCGATCTTGTGGATCAGGCGATTAAGGACGCGCGCGGGTTTGATGCGCTAGGTTAG
- a CDS encoding TIGR01244 family sulfur transferase, whose amino-acid sequence MDIRQLTPDYAVAPQIDPEDLPALAQAGFTTIINNRPCSEIPPSHQADAMQIAADAAGLTFVVLPATHTALTPDLAVQQKQACAQSDGPVLAYCASGTRCTIIWAMMQAGGMDTSDILQTAADHGYDLGAMRRQLDALAGG is encoded by the coding sequence ATGGACATTCGCCAGCTCACCCCCGATTACGCCGTCGCGCCCCAGATCGACCCCGAGGACCTGCCAGCCCTCGCGCAGGCTGGATTTACCACTATAATCAACAACCGCCCGTGCAGCGAAATTCCACCGTCACATCAGGCGGACGCGATGCAAATTGCGGCGGACGCGGCGGGTTTGACATTTGTGGTGCTCCCCGCGACCCATACGGCACTGACGCCTGATCTTGCGGTCCAGCAAAAACAAGCCTGCGCGCAATCAGATGGTCCTGTGTTGGCTTATTGTGCGTCGGGCACCCGCTGCACAATTATCTGGGCGATGATGCAAGCGGGCGGCATGGACACCAGCGACATCCTGCAAACCGCCGCCGATCACGGTTATGATCTGGGGGCAATGCGCCGCCAATTGGACGCGCTTGCAGGCGGCTAA
- a CDS encoding helix-turn-helix transcriptional regulator produces MQTASTNSSNAALNTIPPRLLSIADSATYAATSRSTLYAEEKAGRIQFVKIGTSTRVEVVELNRWIDQKTSEPTAA; encoded by the coding sequence ATGCAGACCGCTTCAACAAATTCATCTAACGCAGCTTTGAACACGATACCGCCTCGCCTCTTGAGCATCGCGGACAGCGCCACCTACGCGGCCACCAGCCGTTCCACGCTTTACGCCGAAGAAAAGGCCGGGCGGATTCAATTCGTCAAAATTGGAACGTCTACCCGCGTTGAAGTCGTCGAACTCAATCGCTGGATCGACCAGAAGACCAGCGAACCCACCGCCGCATAA
- a CDS encoding Ig-like domain-containing protein, with the protein MPPPDTTAPTVTLTGPSEIVTGAFDVSAAFSEPVTGLMASEITVEGGSVTGLSGDDADYTITIEPVMGATVTVTIIANAAQDEANNGNIVSNTYTIQAGSPASAFEENEEEILAVVAAEALRGVRSTVSSNVRMTSAAQERFISGRQQAGTDSQMVSRAATPLDITGSAELSNGRFSTQGTFFGETGSDESGQTRLFFGDFDIQRDTDGSVSAQINGKLAWERQISNTAMYGYYLGAELGRATLEGAFAGEQDSFGASVGAYFVTEIQPNLYVDGFASLGVGRNSLELDNGTLNVASDYKTTTGTVGASLTGVVEGDGYELWPQLQLTYGQTHIGKMTFSGEAYSLVDDTLSLDAGTVSMASGTFTAEFKVPLDGLSVSDSHALFTFAPRVICERIMATDTTSNCGGGAEIGMVSRSSDGLSNLTVNIRRDRVGDTTTTGLGLNFERAF; encoded by the coding sequence ATGCCCCCACCCGACACGACAGCTCCCACGGTGACACTGACAGGACCAAGCGAAATCGTCACGGGTGCCTTTGATGTATCTGCGGCGTTTTCTGAGCCTGTCACTGGACTCATGGCGAGTGAGATCACTGTTGAAGGCGGCTCCGTCACAGGGCTTTCTGGCGATGATGCGGATTATACCATCACAATTGAGCCGGTAATGGGCGCAACGGTCACCGTGACCATCATTGCCAATGCTGCGCAGGATGAGGCTAACAACGGCAACATCGTGTCCAATACCTACACGATCCAAGCAGGCTCTCCTGCCTCTGCGTTTGAGGAGAACGAGGAAGAAATCCTCGCAGTGGTAGCTGCTGAAGCCCTGCGCGGCGTTCGCTCGACTGTTTCAAGCAACGTCCGCATGACCAGTGCTGCACAGGAGCGGTTTATATCGGGTAGGCAGCAAGCAGGTACAGACAGCCAAATGGTCAGCCGTGCCGCGACCCCGCTCGACATCACAGGCTCAGCAGAACTGAGCAATGGCAGGTTCAGCACGCAAGGGACGTTCTTTGGCGAAACAGGCAGCGATGAGAGTGGTCAGACCCGCCTGTTCTTTGGCGACTTTGACATTCAACGCGACACTGACGGCTCGGTAAGCGCGCAGATCAACGGCAAGTTGGCTTGGGAACGTCAGATATCCAATACAGCTATGTATGGGTATTATCTGGGCGCAGAACTGGGGCGTGCTACACTTGAGGGCGCGTTTGCTGGTGAACAAGATAGTTTCGGGGCTTCGGTCGGGGCATATTTTGTCACTGAAATCCAACCCAACCTCTACGTGGATGGCTTTGCGTCGCTAGGTGTTGGGCGCAACAGCCTTGAGCTGGACAATGGTACCCTGAACGTTGCCAGTGACTATAAAACCACGACTGGGACTGTGGGCGCGTCACTGACGGGAGTTGTTGAGGGGGATGGCTATGAATTATGGCCACAACTGCAACTGACGTATGGTCAAACACACATCGGCAAGATGACCTTCAGCGGTGAGGCCTACAGTTTGGTTGATGACACGCTCTCCTTGGATGCGGGGACTGTCAGCATGGCAAGCGGGACGTTCACTGCGGAGTTTAAGGTGCCACTTGATGGGCTATCCGTCTCAGACAGCCACGCGCTATTTACCTTTGCGCCGCGTGTAATCTGTGAACGGATCATGGCAACTGATACCACGAGCAACTGTGGCGGTGGTGCCGAAATCGGTATGGTAAGCCGCTCAAGCGATGGCCTGAGCAACCTGACTGTTAATATCAGGCGTGACCGCGTTGGTGATACGACCACCACGGGTCTGGGCCTCAACTTCGAGCGTGCCTTTTAA
- a CDS encoding DUF2312 domain-containing protein — protein sequence MSDTSTDTSYRVTADELRQFIERIERLDAEKKDLAEQQKEVMSEAKGRGYDTSVMRKIIALRKRDSDDIAEEEAVMEMYKEALGM from the coding sequence ATGTCTGACACATCCACCGACACCAGCTACCGCGTAACGGCCGACGAATTGCGTCAGTTCATTGAACGCATTGAACGGCTCGACGCTGAGAAAAAAGACCTCGCCGAGCAGCAAAAAGAAGTCATGTCAGAGGCCAAGGGCCGTGGGTATGACACATCCGTCATGCGCAAGATTATCGCCTTGCGCAAACGCGACAGCGACGACATTGCCGAAGAGGAAGCGGTGATGGAAATGTACAAAGAAGCGCTTGGTATGTGA